A section of the Pseudanabaena mucicola str. Chao 1806 genome encodes:
- a CDS encoding AAA family ATPase: MSTHLPEPISPSKSRVYQALIERFDLLLRAKYPLIYIVTAEEEPVEEILTEVALQSSPSRRILFWDIARGWSDNNADKGSVMAALSRIAQRDKLTKDGDNVLYVLRDLHPILKYPHNERHIAIIRELKNLSRDLNRDRRAIALTSHTLEIPAELTEEVTAIDFPLAAIAEIEYLIKQKISANKLNLSNLAWEQLVKACQGLSRTRIQRVLAKAIAEKEEVNDSDIDAVLAEKQQAIRQTGILEFFTVNESLKNVGGLDNLKRWVRIRRDAFTEEAKRYGIPTPKGALLVGIQGTGKSLSAKTIANEWRLPLLRLDIGRLFGSYVGESESRMRQMIQLAEATAPCVLWIDEIDKAFGNVTVTIDGDSGASRRVFGTLITWMQEKTAPVFIVATANNVRILPAELLRKGRFDEIFFLNLPTESERQEIFKVHLQKLRPSRLREFDLVLLARHTKNFSGAEIEQVIIDGIHRAFGRGSNGNREDFTTEDIISAIEETVPLAAIASQQIESLKQWAAESGARTASNDEELLQELRKFAINLE, translated from the coding sequence ATGTCAACACATTTGCCAGAACCCATATCTCCTAGTAAAAGCAGAGTTTATCAGGCTCTGATAGAGCGGTTTGATCTTTTACTTCGGGCAAAATATCCACTTATATATATAGTGACAGCCGAAGAAGAGCCAGTTGAGGAAATTTTAACGGAGGTGGCTTTGCAATCTAGCCCCAGTCGTCGCATTTTGTTTTGGGATATTGCGCGAGGATGGAGCGACAATAATGCTGACAAGGGATCAGTGATGGCAGCTTTATCACGGATTGCTCAGCGCGATAAATTAACTAAAGATGGGGATAACGTTTTATATGTATTGCGGGATTTGCATCCGATCCTTAAATATCCACATAATGAGCGCCATATAGCCATAATTCGTGAGTTAAAGAATCTGTCGAGGGATTTGAATCGTGATCGCCGCGCCATTGCCCTGACGAGTCATACTTTAGAAATTCCTGCCGAATTAACTGAAGAAGTTACAGCGATTGACTTTCCCTTAGCAGCGATCGCTGAAATCGAATATTTAATTAAACAAAAAATTTCTGCTAATAAACTGAATTTGTCTAATTTGGCTTGGGAGCAATTGGTCAAGGCTTGTCAGGGGCTAAGTCGAACTCGGATTCAGAGGGTTTTAGCTAAGGCAATCGCCGAGAAGGAAGAAGTTAATGACTCAGATATTGATGCAGTACTAGCAGAAAAGCAACAAGCTATAAGACAAACGGGCATTTTAGAATTTTTTACGGTGAACGAATCCCTCAAAAATGTTGGGGGATTAGATAATCTCAAGCGATGGGTGCGGATTCGTCGTGATGCCTTTACTGAAGAGGCTAAGCGTTATGGTATTCCCACTCCAAAGGGGGCATTGCTAGTCGGTATTCAAGGTACTGGTAAGTCCTTATCGGCGAAAACAATCGCGAATGAATGGCGCTTACCTCTGCTGCGATTGGATATAGGGCGTTTATTTGGGAGTTATGTTGGTGAAAGTGAAAGTCGAATGCGGCAAATGATTCAACTTGCTGAGGCAACAGCTCCTTGTGTACTGTGGATTGATGAGATCGATAAAGCCTTTGGTAATGTCACTGTAACAATTGATGGAGACTCTGGGGCAAGTCGGCGTGTGTTTGGCACATTAATTACATGGATGCAGGAAAAAACTGCGCCTGTATTTATTGTCGCTACTGCCAATAATGTACGAATTTTGCCTGCCGAACTTTTACGCAAGGGGCGGTTTGATGAAATTTTCTTTTTGAATTTACCAACCGAGTCGGAACGCCAAGAAATTTTTAAAGTGCATTTACAAAAATTGCGCCCCAGTCGATTACGTGAATTTGATTTGGTACTTTTAGCGCGACACACCAAAAATTTTAGTGGAGCAGAGATCGAGCAAGTAATTATTGATGGTATTCATCGGGCTTTTGGTCGTGGTAGTAATGGCAACCGAGAAGACTTCACCACTGAAGATATTATTAGTGCTATTGAGGAAACAGTACCATTAGCTGCGATCGCCTCTCAACAAATCGAGTCTCTCAAACAATGGGCGGCAGAGTCGGGGGCACGTACCGCATCTAATGATGAAGAACTACTCCAAGAATTAAGAAAATTTGCGATTAATCTAGAATGA
- a CDS encoding DUF1257 domain-containing protein, with product MSHFTMIAIEIKNGDLLKQALEELGYPVKPNTLVRGYHGNTTTAEYVIPMPNGYDLGFRKAGAFYELIADMWGLGINMKEFLGDLNQKYAAKVVLQGATQHGFEIEQQEVLSDGTIRIVIGRWA from the coding sequence ATGTCCCACTTCACAATGATCGCCATCGAAATCAAAAATGGGGACTTGCTGAAACAAGCCTTAGAAGAACTTGGATATCCAGTCAAACCAAATACTTTAGTTCGTGGCTATCACGGTAATACTACTACTGCGGAATATGTGATCCCTATGCCCAATGGCTATGATCTGGGCTTTCGGAAAGCAGGTGCTTTCTATGAATTAATTGCTGATATGTGGGGATTAGGCATAAATATGAAGGAGTTTTTAGGAGACCTCAATCAGAAATATGCAGCTAAAGTTGTCTTACAAGGTGCAACTCAACACGGTTTTGAGATCGAACAGCAAGAAGTATTATCAGATGGCACGATCAGAATTGTGATTGGACGTTGGGCATAA
- a CDS encoding EAL domain-containing protein: protein MKDDQEYKSIGCWECTKGAGLGFDFTMAFQPIVDTTSKKIFAQEALVRGINGEPSGEILGLINDANRYRFDQACRVKAVQFGAYLNIDSFISINFLPNAVYRPELCIRTTIDAAETFGFSVKQIIFEFTECEKITDYVHLHEIIQYYRDTGFLTAIDDFGAGYSGLNLLADFQPDFVKLDMGLIRNISHNKNRQAIVKGIIQVCKELAIKVIAEGVETYEELTILQSFGIELFQGYYFAKPKFKGLAVIHNL from the coding sequence ATGAAAGATGACCAAGAATATAAATCAATTGGCTGTTGGGAATGTACAAAAGGTGCAGGGTTGGGGTTTGACTTCACAATGGCATTTCAGCCAATCGTTGATACTACATCCAAAAAAATTTTTGCTCAAGAAGCACTAGTAAGAGGCATAAACGGAGAACCTTCTGGAGAAATTTTAGGACTTATTAATGATGCAAATCGCTACCGATTTGATCAGGCTTGCCGTGTCAAAGCAGTGCAATTTGGTGCGTATCTAAATATTGATTCCTTTATTAGTATTAATTTTTTACCCAATGCAGTTTATCGACCCGAATTATGTATTCGCACAACAATTGATGCAGCCGAAACCTTTGGATTTTCTGTAAAACAGATCATCTTTGAATTTACTGAATGTGAAAAAATAACCGATTATGTCCATCTGCATGAAATTATTCAATATTATCGAGATACAGGATTTTTGACGGCGATCGATGATTTTGGTGCAGGCTATTCTGGACTTAACTTATTAGCTGATTTTCAACCTGATTTCGTCAAGTTAGATATGGGTTTAATTAGAAATATTTCCCATAACAAGAACCGTCAAGCAATTGTAAAGGGGATCATTCAAGTATGTAAAGAACTAGCCATTAAGGTTATTGCTGAAGGTGTAGAAACCTATGAAGAGTTAACGATTTTACAATCTTTTGGGATAGAACTATTTCAAGGTTATTATTTTGCTAAACCCAAATTTAAGGGCTTGGCAGTTATCCATAATTTATAA
- a CDS encoding transaldolase, with protein sequence MPKNFLDQLREMTVVVADTGDIHAIEIVKPQDATTNPSLITAAAQMPQYQEIVDETLLEARKDLGKNASPTQVVSLAFDRLAIAFGIRILQIIPGRVSTEVDARLSYNTEATVAKAHYLISQYESHGISRERVLIKIAATWEGIKAAEELEKEGIHCNLTLLFGLHQAIACAEAGVKLISPFVGRILDWYKKDSGRDSYPAHEDPGVLSVSRIYNYYKKFGYNTEIMGASFRNMGEIVELAGCDLLTISPALLDELLHTEGDLVRKLDPIIAAQAEISQIPMDKATFDAMHASDRMASEKLDEGIKGFSKALVTLEELLTERLTKLEEPVLAAV encoded by the coding sequence AAATTGTGAAACCCCAAGATGCAACTACTAATCCATCTTTGATTACAGCTGCGGCTCAAATGCCTCAGTATCAAGAAATTGTGGATGAAACTCTCTTAGAAGCAAGAAAAGACTTAGGAAAAAATGCCTCGCCCACTCAGGTGGTTTCTTTGGCTTTTGATCGCTTAGCGATCGCCTTTGGGATCAGAATTTTGCAAATTATTCCAGGGCGAGTTTCGACGGAGGTAGATGCGCGTCTTTCCTACAACACCGAGGCAACTGTTGCTAAGGCACATTATTTAATTTCTCAATATGAGTCTCATGGGATTTCCCGTGAACGGGTCTTAATTAAAATCGCAGCTACTTGGGAAGGAATTAAGGCGGCTGAGGAGTTAGAAAAAGAAGGTATTCATTGCAATTTGACCTTGCTGTTTGGATTGCATCAAGCGATCGCCTGTGCAGAAGCAGGGGTGAAATTAATTTCTCCTTTTGTGGGGCGTATCCTCGATTGGTACAAGAAGGATTCGGGGCGCGATAGTTACCCTGCTCACGAAGATCCAGGGGTATTATCAGTGTCGCGTATTTATAACTACTACAAAAAATTTGGTTATAACACGGAAATTATGGGTGCAAGTTTCCGCAATATGGGTGAGATCGTGGAGTTAGCAGGTTGCGATCTCCTTACTATTTCTCCTGCTTTGCTAGATGAGTTGCTGCATACAGAGGGAGATCTAGTCCGTAAGCTTGATCCAATAATCGCTGCTCAAGCAGAAATTTCTCAGATCCCCATGGATAAGGCGACATTTGATGCGATGCACGCTAGCGATCGCATGGCATCTGAGAAACTTGATGAAGGGATTAAAGGCTTCTCCAAAGCACTGGTTACCCTAGAAGAATTGTTAACCGAAAGATTAACCAAGCTCGAAGAACCAGTTCTTGCCGCAGTCTAA